CCCACCAATTTTGCAGGGGGAATTGTATGTGGGGACAGAGTTGTTGATTGCACTGTGCGTGTCCTTTCTAGGGTCATACGATAAGTGATATCCCGCCGGAGGTGCTGATAGACTGCGCGCAGCtggtgaaaaacaacagcattcaAGGTAAAGATCTCCTTTCCTGATCATTTCTTGTGATTTGTATAATGATCAGATATCGGGCACAAGGACGGAGTGTCGGAAAGAGCTTAGTGTTGTCTGGTTTGGTTCAACCAGAGCCAGGACCTTAAACCTGCCTGCTGACATTGGCCCTGCGATATCCTGTCAAAGCCTCTTTCTGCTGTTCTTTGTATGTGACACATTCAGCAGTACCTTGTGTTCAGTGTATATTAAAGCTAAAAGTGTTGTATGATGTCAGGCTGTAAGATGAACAACATCAACGTGGTTTACACACCATGGGCCAACCTGAAGAAAACGGGAGACATGGACGTCGGCCAGATTGGCTTCCATCGACAAAGAGACGTCAgtagaaatgaacagaaaattCTCTTAAAGTTTTGTATTATCTCACAAATTGTTTTACACAAATGAAAGGCAGCATCACTGATGGACCACGTCGGGTGTTTTATTGCTGCACTGTGTCTCAGGTGAAGATCGTGGCAGTGGAGAAGAAGATCAACGAGATCGTGAACCGcctggagaaaacaaaagacgaACGCTACCCTGACCTGGCAGCGGAGAAAGAGtcgagagacagagaggagagaaacgaGAAGAAAGCTCAGCTTCaagagcagaagagaaaagagaaggaagagataaagaggaaaaaagagatggaggacCTCAagtacataaaatgttttttaattgtttagTATGGAAGACTAAAGCTGCCGaatcaaaaataatttattcaataaataaatgtatgtcaCAGGGTCAACTTCTTGCTTTCTGTTGACCGATTATAGATACTTTGATCCCAAACCAGTGGCCAGGCtcagtattcatttattttgagtaaTTTACgtgtttattttagatttttggcAGTTTTGGTCCTCAATATTTTGGGTGGTTTCCAGAATATGTCTTCTTTTCCTTAACATTGTTTCAGTAAAGTTTGTTTGAActcaaaaatatcaacattttatcagaatatactgtatatttgtggGGAATTCTAGCTTTTAATTCTTGACTGAAAACAGCATACTTCAATCAGAGCAGGTTTCACATTCAGCTGC
This region of Acanthopagrus latus isolate v.2019 chromosome 22, fAcaLat1.1, whole genome shotgun sequence genomic DNA includes:
- the ccdc25 gene encoding coiled-coil domain-containing protein 25, which codes for MVFYFTSAVVNPPYTIYMGKDKYENEDLIKYGWPEDIWFHVDKLSSAHVYLRLPKGHTISDIPPEVLIDCAQLVKNNSIQGCKMNNINVVYTPWANLKKTGDMDVGQIGFHRQRDVKIVAVEKKINEIVNRLEKTKDERYPDLAAEKESRDREERNEKKAQLQEQKRKEKEEIKRKKEMEDLKNYTSLMKSENMKTNEDGYDSDDFM